The Panicum hallii strain FIL2 chromosome 5, PHallii_v3.1, whole genome shotgun sequence genome contains the following window.
GGGCTGCTGTCTACGTTTACCTGTTGGGTTGCCCACAAAAGAATAAGTGTTAGTCATCAAATCATTGTTTAGAAATGCTTCCTAACTGTATCTGACTGCCAGAGTTCTTGAAGAGAGACATATTCAGTAGCTTACCTTCAGAAAATTCACCGAGGGGCATTCAGTGCAGAGAGTGTTCAccgaaggtgtgattcgtgtgCATTGCTGGTTCATTGCCGACATGAAGTAGACAACAGATACCCCTAAAGAAACACGAGTGACAAATTACAGGAGGAATATGATAATAAATAACATCATAAACAAGGCAATGTAAGCAATTCTAACATGCTACAAACCAAGTCAAACTCATTATAATCTGTGTCGAATTATCAACTGATATGAGAATGAGCAACTACAACAGAAATAGGTAGCAGTGAATAACTCACCCGGAGAACCTATGGCAGCACGGAGTTGCTCTACATTGGTTACAATCTCTACCTCTCCTCCAAACTTCATATTTGATACATCCTCACCACGAGTCGCCTTCAAGGCAATTTGGGCATGGAATAGTGCTTCTGCAACCTCCTTATCACTAGGAAGCTCTTTCCGAAGCACCTCATAATCCCGCACACAATCAGCCCAACGCTCAAGCTGAACAAAATTATATAATACAAGGTCAATGGAACAGTACATTCAAAGAATCAAAACCATCCTTGTTCATGCCCATTGCTTACCTTAGCGTAGGACGCAGCCCTCCTTAAGAGAGCCTTTGTATAATTTGGTTGTATTCTTAGTGCCTCATTGCAGTCGTCAACAGCTCTTTCCCACTTTTCTAGCTTTGACCAGCAAGCAGCTCGATTGCAGTGGAGCACTGAATTTAAGGGATCATACTTGAGCCCTTCACCATAGGCTATAGATGCATCAGAAAACTTGGCAGCCTTAAAGAGATCGTTTCCTTGTGTTCGGGCTTTAGCAACTAGCCTCACATTATTCAGAATCATCCCCACTTCTGCATTCCCAGGATCAAGATCTCTAGCCTTCTCAGCTGCAGCAACAGCAGCCTCAAACCTGCATAAACCAATCATAAGTTTAAAAATGCTAACCTGCTTTACACAGCATCATGGGAAATCAAGtattatataaagtttagataaCCATACCTCCCCAAAGCCATGTCAACTTGGGCTCGGACAATATGTACATACGACTCAGCGAGCATGCCTGAGAGTTTCACTGCTGTTAATGACAAGGGCAATGCAACATCCAATTTCAGCAAGCTTGCAAGAGTCAACTCGGCCTCCTCCAGCTTGTGAAGTCGGAGGAGTGCTTCTGATCTCAAGGCAAGAAGCTACACGGAAAGCACAATGTCAATATGAATTCCACAACCAAAATATCAATATAGCAACATTTTGAGCACTGCATAAAAAAACATAAACCATGGACAAGTCAGTCATTACCAACTGAGAGGAGTCAGCGCCAGCAGCAATGGCAGCATCAGCTTCCCTCAATGCACTCTTCCAATCTCCAATTTTCCGTGCATCAGTGCTTCTTCCAAGATGCATCTCCACCTCCTGCAGTTTCTGCCACTCAGCGGGATCAGACTGCTGAAGATGACCTGCCTGGGTGAAGTTCCTCCGGGCCTTATCAATCATCCCCAACCTGCAACAATGCAAGCCGTCACAGAATTTCAGCAACTGTGCAAAGAATTGCAGCATATCACTGTCCCAATTTAATCCCTATTTACAGGAGAGAGTAAGCACAATGTACTGCTTAAACATAATTAGGAACAGAAATTCAGGATGCACCAGCATTGTGTGGTCTTCCAGGGAAGAGTAAGGACAATGTATAGTTTAAACAAAATTAGGAACAAAAATTCAGGATGCTTCAGCATTGTGTGGTCTAAATCCAATGAACCTGACAAAATGGCCACCAAGCAACCTTACAAAGTACAGCTAAGCAGACACCCTTCCATCAGCATTGTGTGATGGGAACCTTTAACGCCAATTTTACCCACAATCAAAGCAAGACAATATTGTAGCTTTCCTCGCATATTCAAGTCAATCAACATTGCGCTCTTTGAGTTGCAAAAAATGAAGAAAAAACAATTTTTTTATTCCGCAAGGGGAGTAAAATGAATATTGAGTGTGAAGATCAAGCATAGTAGCAATCGCAGAACTAAATCTGACCGCCTCAATGGAAAGGAAAAGTGAAAGGTGCAACACTCATGTTGCTTTCCCCTTGGTCTCGCTCACAGGGAAAGCCATCCAAGAAAGCAACAGCAACATGCAGATGCAACCATGAATTCGGGAGAACAAAATCGAAGCAAGAACTAGGGATCTATGACGCATATATAAGCTTCCAGAATCTAGTACAGATTGCAGCGCAATGGTGGAGGCCGGAAAACTGCAGGGGGCTTACCGGAGGCAGACGCCGGCGAGGCGGCTGTGGGCGCGGCCGCTGGCAGGGTCGAGCCGAACGGCCTCCTCGCATTCGTGGAGCGCGTCGGCGAGCCGGCCAAGTCCTATGAGCGCCGCGGCTCGGTTGCCGCGGCACGCGGCGCTCTCGGGGCAAAGCGACACGGCGCGCTCGTAGTGGCGGAGCGCCTCCGCGTACTTGCCCTTCTTGTACCACTCGTTCCCCAGGCGGGTCACCTCCTGAAGGCTCCCGCCgcttgccggtgagctcgacgGCGACCTCGAGGAGTGTCCGAGGGACGACGGGGAGTCAATGCTGCTCCTGGCGGGGGCCATGCCCGCGCCGCGCATGATGCTCCCATGGCCGTAGTGGCCCGTGCCGGATCCGAGCACGTCCGGGCGggagcgcggcggaggcggcgcggccgccgccgccgggatgCGCCCGGACGGGCAGATGTTCCCGGTGGGGAGCGCATTCAGCATCGGCGAGCTCGCCGTGCTCCCAcggtctccgccgccgccgccgctccccccgctgctgccgccggaGAATATCAACGGCCCAGATCCGCACCGCCGGTGCCCCGTCATCCGCGGCGGATTGCAATCCGCCACTAGCTCGCCGGAGTGCCTCCTCCCGCCAGCCATCCCAGCATTCGACGGCACCGGTGACTTGGCCGACCCggacgacgaggacgacgaAGTCGCCACGCTTGCCCGCGGCCGCAGCGGCGACACCGGCGAGCCAAGATCCGCGAAGACGTTAGCCTTGGCGTCCGGCTTGTCCCTTACCCCATCGTCCTgcagcgccagcgccgccgcgcggAGGCGTACCCGGTCGGCCTCCGACATCGCCTGATCTCCCCGCGCCGTCTCAACAATGCCGGCACCTGCACCCCTCAACTCCCActgctccgcctcctcctcctccccacgCCAAGCAAGCAGGCATAGAACCACGCACACAAGAACAGCTCGCTCTTGTGAACTACTGCTCCCAccacccaccaccaccacccagcAAGAACCCTGAGCAATAAATTGCCGAGCAAAAGCGAGTGCGGATTCCTCGTGAGGTGGATGAGTTGGAGGGAGGATATCCTCAGCCCTCAGGGGAGGAGGAGagaaggaaggaagaagaaaggggaggagTGGGAGCGAGGGGAAGAAATAGTGGGTGGGAGGGGCGGCCTTGAAAGGCTGCGGATGTTCCGGGTATCAAAATGGAAAACAGCACTCCGTTTTTTTTCTGTGGGGTTATTTGGGTTGCAGGATGGGTTTTGTAGGTTTTTGTTTCTCGTGTCTTGGAGTAGGGTTTTTCTGTTTTCCCTCTGCCTTTTAGGTTTTCTGGAGTGGGgtttctccttcctctctccctaTTTCACCATGGTTTCAACGTTTTGGTGGTATAGCATAACAATTTCGATTCTTCagtagtttttttaaaaaaaattgggATGTGATGATCATTTCTATCATATAagtattttatatttttattttctaATTAGGATATAGTTTGTGTCTCTATCTTCAAATATTTCATCTATGTGTGATCTTATTTAATTTGTCGCCATTATTGACGCTGTGAAATTGCACGTGTCTCACCGACACATGCAACATGTCGGCTATAGATAGACCATAGACACGCTTAATATCTATAAGAGTTGGTTAGTGCTTTAAGTTACATTGTTGTCTTCTTACAAGAATTCCGAATCTTTTATTACATGAGATAGCTATAATCTTTTTGGCAAGTATACTTTAATATGCGTGTCCTTTGTCGGAAACTCTCTACTTGACGTCACGGCATCTCCATGAGCCAGAAGAGGTCACACCGaacttttaaaaatttataTCAAATGATATACAGATAAGCACTCACACGTACGTGTAGCTTGTGATAGACGTCTCCTACAGTTAGCAGAAACGGTGCCGCCGAACTTTTAAAACTTTTATATCTAAAGAGAGATACTAACGTCTATTTAGATATATACGCAACCCTTTTTTTATACGCATTGTCTACCCCAAAGAGTCATGACATCTTCAAGGAGTAAGGCTGAATACATGCGATTCTATTATTTCAATCAAGATATAGATAGCATTTCTACGTGTTTGATCGTCTTACTTTTTGCGCAGCCTTGTTATCTCTATCTCTAATAGCAACTACATGATATCCTAGCAAGTGAACTAAAGATCCAATTACGTAAAGAAAATTCTTACCATATTGTTTTGCGTCGACTAAGATGCTCATCTATTATGTGTATCCTTGATATCTCCGTATCTCTATCTCCACCTTAAGTAATAAAATCTTGATATCTTAGCAAGGTGAGCGAAAAATTCAATGACATGTATTATTCCGCGGTGATATATTACATGTATTATACATCAGTCAAAATTCTAAGTTTTACATTTGACCATATATAGTTCTTTGAGAAAAGATAGTTCTTTGAGAAAAGATGTGTGAGGTGCCATTTTTCGATAAATCAAAACAAGTTGGTCTATTTATTTCTTTCATGCTTCATGTTACTGTCACAACTTTTCTTGGACGATATTGCATTGTTTGAGGTAGCAGAGTTTCTAACAGGGGCTGGAGTGAGATTCCGAAGTTTCCTAACCTCTCATGCTGTCACGCAAGATAGAGACTAGAGAGAGAAAT
Protein-coding sequences here:
- the LOC112893890 gene encoding TPR repeat-containing thioredoxin TTL1-like, whose amino-acid sequence is MSEADRVRLRAAALALQDDGVRDKPDAKANVFADLGSPVSPLRPRASVATSSSSSSGSAKSPVPSNAGMAGGRRHSGELVADCNPPRMTGHRRCGSGPLIFSGGSSGGSGGGGGDRGSTASSPMLNALPTGNICPSGRIPAAAAAPPPPRSRPDVLGSGTGHYGHGSIMRGAGMAPARSSIDSPSSLGHSSRSPSSSPASGGSLQEVTRLGNEWYKKGKYAEALRHYERAVSLCPESAACRGNRAAALIGLGRLADALHECEEAVRLDPASGRAHSRLAGVCLRLGMIDKARRNFTQAGHLQQSDPAEWQKLQEVEMHLGRSTDARKIGDWKSALREADAAIAAGADSSQLLLALRSEALLRLHKLEEAELTLASLLKLDVALPLSLTAVKLSGMLAESYVHIVRAQVDMALGRFEAAVAAAEKARDLDPGNAEVGMILNNVRLVAKARTQGNDLFKAAKFSDASIAYGEGLKYDPLNSVLHCNRAACWSKLEKWERAVDDCNEALRIQPNYTKALLRRAASYAKLERWADCVRDYEVLRKELPSDKEVAEALFHAQIALKATRGEDVSNMKFGGEVEIVTNVEQLRAAIGSPGVSVVYFMSAMNQQCTRITPSVNTLCTECPSVNFLKVNVDSSPLVAKAENVRIVPTFKIYKDGVKVKEMICPTLHVLSYTVRHYSVSSS